Part of the Imperialibacter roseus genome, CCTTTTTTTCAGCGTTGTGATACCCTGGGTTTTTTTGAGGGATGTTGCATAACTCAACCTGGTGTTGATCTACTTCGAAAATTTTGTTTGACTTCAGAGAAACTGTGCCTGAGAAACACAATTGGAGGCTGAGTAGTAAGGTTTTGTTCAATTGCTGTTAGCAGCTTTACCCTGTGCCTTTAACATTCCTTTAGGTTTTTGAGAATTGCCACAAAGGCACGAAGACACTAAAGTTTTGAGTTTCGGATTTTGAGTTAATGTTGACTAGTTGATTTCTATGCAAGTGCTGTTTATCAGTCTTTTCTTATGGCCTTTGTGGCCAAAACAACTTAGATTCTAAATTTCTTCCTGTTTTCGCTGCTGCGATACACAAAAGGTATTTCCTTAGAAGCATTCTCAAAATTAGCCCCTGAAGACCCAAATTGGATAACAGTCTTTTAAATTGGTACAGAAAGACCACTTTTTTAGAATGTGAGGAAAATGTGAGGCGGCATTGGCTCCAAAAGAGAAACTGCTGCAGTGCTATTTATTCAAGCCCCAGGAAATTACTAGCATTTTGAAAGTAAACCTTTTCCAATACCTCCCTGGGTAGGCCCAGGCCCCTGGTATGCTGCTTCCTGATGACCAGCGAATCGGTGGTGCTTAGGTACCGCCACAGGTCGTTGTAAGTGGCATCGAGGTCTTTCTGCTCAGCGTCGAGCTGTTCGGCTGTCCAGTCCACTGCCGGATCGTAATTCCCGAAGTCGGTGCCGAACATGATCCTGTCCTGGTACTTCACAAAGAAGGCCTTCACCTTGTCGCTGTTCTGGCTGGCCAGGTCGCCAAACCGGGCAGCAGGCTCAACCATCATGTTTGGATATTTGTCCAGGCGCTCAGCCACCATATCCACGTTGTGCGACATGCTGCCCATGTGGGCGCACAAAATGGGCAAATCCGGATTTGCTGCAATCCACCGGTCACGGGCAGCAATGATGGTTTCATAGCTTGGGATTTCAGGATGGGCGAACGCATGGTATTGCGGATTGTTTTTGTAGTACTCGTAGTGCGGATTCATTGGGTTGTCCAACGGCCGCCATGCCTGCACCGGCTCACCTATATGGGCCATGACGGGGATGCCGTTTTCCTTTAGAAAATCCCAAACAGGCTGAAGACGGGCATCGTCAATCTGGATGAACTGCCCGCTGCCGTCTTTGGTCACCATACCGAAGTTCTTCCACACCTTCACCATTTTGGCACCGGTGGCAATCTCGTTTTTCAGCCGTTCAATGTTTTTGGTGGCAAAGTCCGGGTCATCAATACCCACACCCACCAGTGAACTACACAGGTAAAATACCCCGGGGTTTTCAATATCCATATCCACATACTGCTTCCAGCTACGGTTGATGCCGGTAGAATCCTCTTTAGCCACATCCACCAGCACCGCCTGCATGATCCAATCCTGAAAAAAGGAGGAAAGGTAGGGGCGGGCGTAGCGGTAGTGCGCATGCACATCTATTTTTCGTATCGTTTGCTGTTCGATTGCCTCTGCCTGGCTCGTGCCAGTCTTTTCTTTTGTGGAGCTACAGGCTCCAAGGATGAAGAGGAGGAAGAGATAAGAAACTACATTTTTCATATACATTGGACACAAATTAATTATTGGCTAGTAGTTCAAGAAAGCGCTGTTGCTTACGAAGGCGATGCGTTTCCCGTCGGGTGACCAGTTCGGTACATTCATAGAGCCCTGGCCTCCATAAATATAGCCAATAATTTTTGGCTCACCCCCGGTAATCGGCATTAGCCGGATATAGCAGTGCTTATAAAACGGGTGCTGTCCTGAGTCCACCGTTCTCGGGAAGGAAATGAAAACGATCCATTTGCCGTCGGGAGAAATGTGTGGAAACCAGTCGTTCAGCTCGTCGAAAGTCACCTGCTCCGGATTGCTTCCGTCGGGCTTCATGCGCCAAATCTGGCCTATGCCTGTCCGATTGGAGTTGAAGTATATGTATTTCCCATCCGGGGTATATTCCGGCCCGTCATCAAGGCCGGGAGTTTTGGTAAGCTGCACCTCCTGGCCCCCTGAAGCAGGTATTTTGAAAATATTCCATGCATTGTCTCGCACGGCAGTGTATACCAGCTCTTTGGCATTTGGCGACCAGCCGTGAAGGTAGGAGGGGCCATTTGGGGTGAGCCGTTTCGGATTGCCGCCCTTTCTGGGCATGGTGAAAATAATGGAATGCCCGTCTTCCGGTGGGGTACTGCTGATGCCCATTTGCTTTCCATCAAAAGATAGCACATGGTCGTTGTTGTTTCTCACGGCAGCGCCAGTTTCCAGTTTTGTTGGCTTTCCGGTTCTCAAATCAAAATCATAGAGCAATCCATCGGAGTTAACCGTAAAGACATTATCGTCTACCATCCAGTTGGGTGCCTGCCAGGAGTTATCTGCGCTGAAAACAATTTTTCGATCACCCGTGGCGACGTCCATCAGCTCAATATGACTGCCGATATAATCTCTGTAGGGCACATAATCCGGCTTTGGCGGAACAATCACCCGCACATTTTTGAAGGTGGCCGTTTCAACCACATCGGGGTTGTGAGCACAAACCGACAGGCCGATATACACCTCGTTGCCCAGCTCGATGCCCGATACCTGCTCCTCAAAAAACCGCTCTCCCATTTTAGCTGCCGACATGATGAAGGTGTCCCCTCTTCGTTCCAATTGAATGACATCGGCGTGGGTCATGGCGAACGCCTTCTGATCCATGTCCGACTGTGGGTTTTCACGGAACTGCAGCGACACAAGCCCATCGCCATGCACAGCTGCCGACACACAAGGGGAGTTCACTTCGAGGCTATGCCTTACCATCCAGCCAATCTTACGGTGTGGGTCAACGCCCTCACCAACAAATGCTACGTTTGCCCGGAGGATAAAGTCTCCTGTCATTTTGCGGTAGGCATACTGAAACTCATCTTTCTGGCTCCATATGTTTTCCCCTGAGCCCGAAATGGTATATGACTGCTTGTTTGAATCGTAAGTCGTTTTTCCGACTGTTTTCGTAGCGCCCACGTCTGCGTTGTTGGTGAACACTCCCAGTGTGCCAGGTTGCGCCATGGAGGAGTGAAGAAGTAGTACAAAGATGAAAGTGCTGCAAAGGTTCAATAGTGGTGTTTTGATTTTCATAAAGGTGTTGTTAATCACTGAGGTAAAAAGATAGATGATCCACCGGCTGAACTGCCGACGGAATTTACAAGTGAGTATAAAAAGCAACTTCCCGTGGATGCCATTGTGAATGCCTCACGGGTAGTTTCACCATAAACTTAAACTGTGCCTTGCGAGGCCGCTGAATAGTTAAATATAGCGAAAATAGTTGATCGGATGAAGGGCAAGGCATTCCATCGCTGGATGGCAGAGATTAATGTTAATGAAACTATCAAACAGCATACGCTAAGATGTGAGTGGGAACTGGAAAGCCTCTTACGCAGCTAAGGCCCGAACTGAGAAGGATCAGTTTCCAAGCTTTGACTTTAAGAACATGCGCCGGGATGGAGACCCTGTTTTGCAGTTGCCGTTTCATTCCTTTCCAGCACCGCAACATCCTTTATTGTTTTGTCATTTTATCAGTAATTTCTAATTTCACCACATGAGAATGACTGTAATGCTATAACACCCTCTTCAGGCTTAGTTCTTAAGCAATGCGCTATATTCTTTACATAGCGCACCCATCTAACTATCATTAATTTTATTATTTATCTCAAACCAAACCCATGGGTTGGCGGTCACTTGCTGCTCTCTGTGGGGTGGTTTTTAATAGAAAAATCATGTCAGAAATACTAACTGAAAAGCAAATAGAGCAATTCATTCTCAGCGGGTTTGTCCGAATTGACAACGCATTTTCTAAAGAAATTGCAGAAGCCGCTTTAGATCTCCTATGGAACGATCTTCCCTGCGACAAATCAGCTCCTTCCACCTGGACGGAGCCCGTTATTCGTTTGGGGATGTATACCCAGCAGCCCTTTATTGATTCAATCAACACGCCGATGATGTATTCAATTTTTGATCAATTGATTGGCGCTGGCAAATGGATTCCTTGCCGAAGTGTCGGAACGTTTCCTGTAAGGTTTCCATCTGATCAGCAACCGACTGATACAGGCAAACACGTAGATGCAAGTTTCCCGGGCAGTGACCCTGACAATTTTCTTGAATGGCGTGTCAATGCCAAATCGAAGGGCCG contains:
- a CDS encoding amidohydrolase family protein, yielding MKNVVSYLFLLFILGACSSTKEKTGTSQAEAIEQQTIRKIDVHAHYRYARPYLSSFFQDWIMQAVLVDVAKEDSTGINRSWKQYVDMDIENPGVFYLCSSLVGVGIDDPDFATKNIERLKNEIATGAKMVKVWKNFGMVTKDGSGQFIQIDDARLQPVWDFLKENGIPVMAHIGEPVQAWRPLDNPMNPHYEYYKNNPQYHAFAHPEIPSYETIIAARDRWIAANPDLPILCAHMGSMSHNVDMVAERLDKYPNMMVEPAARFGDLASQNSDKVKAFFVKYQDRIMFGTDFGNYDPAVDWTAEQLDAEQKDLDATYNDLWRYLSTTDSLVIRKQHTRGLGLPREVLEKVYFQNASNFLGLE
- a CDS encoding TolB family protein; translated protein: MKIKTPLLNLCSTFIFVLLLHSSMAQPGTLGVFTNNADVGATKTVGKTTYDSNKQSYTISGSGENIWSQKDEFQYAYRKMTGDFILRANVAFVGEGVDPHRKIGWMVRHSLEVNSPCVSAAVHGDGLVSLQFRENPQSDMDQKAFAMTHADVIQLERRGDTFIMSAAKMGERFFEEQVSGIELGNEVYIGLSVCAHNPDVVETATFKNVRVIVPPKPDYVPYRDYIGSHIELMDVATGDRKIVFSADNSWQAPNWMVDDNVFTVNSDGLLYDFDLRTGKPTKLETGAAVRNNNDHVLSFDGKQMGISSTPPEDGHSIIFTMPRKGGNPKRLTPNGPSYLHGWSPNAKELVYTAVRDNAWNIFKIPASGGQEVQLTKTPGLDDGPEYTPDGKYIYFNSNRTGIGQIWRMKPDGSNPEQVTFDELNDWFPHISPDGKWIVFISFPRTVDSGQHPFYKHCYIRLMPITGGEPKIIGYIYGGQGSMNVPNWSPDGKRIAFVSNSAFLNY
- a CDS encoding phytanoyl-CoA dioxygenase family protein; amino-acid sequence: MSEILTEKQIEQFILSGFVRIDNAFSKEIAEAALDLLWNDLPCDKSAPSTWTEPVIRLGMYTQQPFIDSINTPMMYSIFDQLIGAGKWIPCRSVGTFPVRFPSDQQPTDTGKHVDASFPGSDPDNFLEWRVNAKSKGRTLLMLILYSDVSENDAPTVIYEGSHIDVARLLSKEGDSGLSFMELAGKLDGLPEREVVYATGKAGTVYLCHPFVVHSAQPHRGSTPKFMAQPPLLLKGELSISESDVGYSPVERAIRLGLD